CCCGTGAGACGGCGGGGTTCCAAGAGCTATCAAGGCATCCGAGACCGCGTCTCCCTCTGAACTCATCGAAACCAACCTCTTCATCTCTTCGAGATCGATTCCATGGACGACCCCCTTGGATGCCAACAGGGATTCCAACATCTCGAGATCGTCGAAACCGGGCGGCAAGGAGACAAGACAACGGGCTCCTCCGTCCATTATCCTGATGCTTGGTCCGGATATATCTTCCAAATCTTTGACACGGCCGATCTCGCCCGAACCTCCTGACATCGCTATCTCTCGAACACGATCTAGATCCACATCCTTGGGATCTACGTATTTATTGAGGGTTCCCAAGAGTTCCAGCACCGCAACAGGGGGGCTGTAGACCTCCATGGAAAGAATTGCTCCACGCCTGGACAGCGAGAAGACTTCCGATCTTTCCAAAACGAGACACTCATCCATGACAGTCCCTCCAGTGTTTTAAAGCTCCTACTCGTTATAACGAGAAGGGCCTTACAGCATAGTTATAATAGTCCGAAAAAGATCCATTCAATACTACCATAAAGATTGCTTTCTCAAGGGAAATAGACATGGAAAAAGGGCTTGAAGGCCCCAGTTTAACTGAGCCTCAAGCCCTAAAAGTCAGATATAAAGGCTATCTATACATTTTTTAGCCAAAGCCATCAGGCTGGATATCATGCCATCTTCGGAGAGACCTGAAGCGCTATAGGCCAAAGGAAGTTCCGTACAGGCAGCCACCATCGGCAGATCATCTATGGAACGAAGTTCTTCCACTACCGATGAGATCATCTCGCCGGAAAGAGGCAGATCTCCGGCTTTAACCGAATGAACACTCCTCATGATATCGGTCGACACCTCTTCAGGAGGCAGCAACAGTCTATAACCTATTTTATGCGCCTCTTTTTGATATAGACCGCTTTTCAGTGTTCCTTCTGTCGAGAGAAGCCAAGCCCCGGAGGGGCTGTTTAGAACGGCAAGCTCCAAGGTAGCCTCCACTATATGAATCAGAGGGACAGACAGTTCATCTCTAAATCCGTCTATGAAGAAATGAGCTGTATTGCAAGGCACGGCCAACAGATCGGCTCCCCAATCGATCAGGGTCTCCAGCCCATCTCTAAGATCTGCCTCGGGACTCCTCCCTTTACCGATGATAGCGGAACTACGGTCGGGAATCTGAGGATTTGAGTATAAGAATACCTTTGGATGCTCCTGATCGCATTCAGCGGGAGCCAGGTCGGTCATCAACCTCATGAACTCGGCGGAAGCAGCCGGCCCCATGCCTCCCAAAACCCCTAGAACCATCTCGGGAATCTTAGCTTTTTCCATCTCGGGAAACCTCCAGACAAATCAGACTGTGTAAAACCCGAGATCTATTATACGCCTACGAGAAAAACAAAAAATGACCCCTGACGAATCAAGGGTCATTCTATGATTTCTGGCTCCCCGGGCAGGACTCGAACCTGCGACCTAGTGGTTAACAGCCACCCGCTCTGCCAGCTGAGCTACCGAGGAATAAAGTGGAGGCGGCACCCGGATTCGAACCGGGGATAAAGGATTTGCAGTCCTCTGCCTTACCACTTGGCTATGCCGCCTTCATGGAGCGGAAGACGGGATTTGAACCCGCGACCCCAACCTTGGCAAGGTTGTGCTCTACCCCTGAGCTACTTCCGCACAAATACAGATGGTGGCGAGACCCAGAATTGAACTGGGGACACGCGGATTTTCAGTCCGCTGCTCTACCAACTGAGCTATCTCGCCACTAAAATGGCGGGGCCGACGAGACTTGAACTCGCGACCTCCGGCGTGACAGGCCGGCACTCTAACCAACTGAGCTACGACCCCGCATGGTCGTGAAAAAAAATGGTGGGCGGTACAGGGTTCGAACCTGTGACCCTCTGCGTGTAAGGCAGATGCTCTTCCGCTGAGCTAACCGCCCAACGGCCTCAGCGAACCAACGCAAGAGGTAGTATATATTGGGAAGCCGATATTGTCAACAGACTCGATCCAAAAAGGACAACGCGTTTTTCGACCGCACCATATCCAGCCTTTCCTCGGATAATCCGGTTTTTGAGAGCAGTGCATCGTATCTGGGATAGGACAATATAGGCCAATCGGAACCATAGAGTATTTTATGTCCCACCCCGGCAGCGAAAGCAGCGGGAAGAATTTTTTCATCGTACAACCAAGGCCAGGCAGCAGTATCGTATCTGGCGTTTTTCAACGCTTCCTTCATCTCCGGCATGGACTCATAGAGCCACAACCCTCCGCCCCAATGGGCGAATATGACCTTGGCTTCCGGATGATTGAGACAAAACTGAGCGGCTTCTTTGGGCCCGACATTTCCCTTGCCGTCGTAATCGTGACCGACGGGCTCTGCTGTATGTATCGATATAACCATATCCCTTTCGTGGCAGGCTCCTACGAGTCTCCAAGTCTGTCTGACATCGTCCAGGTCCAACATCTGTCCCTGGGGAAAAAGCTCTCCTACTCCGATCAATCCGGCATCGTGACATCTCTCTATCTCGCTCTCCATCTCCGGATTTAGAGGAGGTATTACAGCAAACCCCTTCAGGCGATCAGGCCATCGTTTGACCGCTTCGACGATGTAATCGTTGCACAACCTGCATAGCCCCATATCCCTGAAGGCAAAGCCGAATATCCAGCTTTGGTCCACACCGGTCTCGTCCATCCTGACGATCAGATCGTCCACGGTTCCCCACTTATGAACTTTGTTATTGGTCAGAAGATCGAAGTGAGGCTCCTTCTCGGATATCCTTTCCTGATCCCTTAAAAGGACTTCGGGGTAAACGTGAACGTGAGCATCCACTACCATCGGCTCATCTCCTCTCTTAAAGAAACGATACCATTATAATCTCGTTCCTCGAAGGAGAAAACAAAAAGCCCCGGGGAAAAAACCGGGGCTTTTCTATAAGACCCTCTGCCAGAGGATTTTAGGCTACATTCAGGAGGAACAGGAAGCGGCAAGGGGCAGATGAGCCTTATCGCAGCTCATACCACCCTTGAGAGAACAACAGTCAAAGCCCAGGAGCTTCAAAAGAGCGACCGTCTGACCGGCGGTCTGGCCGGTGTAACATACCACGATTATCTTCTCGTCCTTAGGCAGATCGTCCAGATAGTCTCCGACCTCGCCCCAAGGGATGTTTATCGCTCCGTCTATATGATCCTCGGCGTAATCCTCGGGCTTTCTGATGTCCAAGATATAGAGAGGAGATTTCTTCTCGATCTGCTCCTGAAGCTGATCGCAACTGATGATATTGTTACACCCCTTCTTCAGGTCGGCCCAGAAAGCGTCAACCGCTGCTCTTATTTCCTGCATAAAAAAAGCCTCCTTCGACTTCGTTCAAAAGATAACGAATCTCTCTATCAAAAGATATACCATGAAAACAAAGTACGGTCAATCACTAGAAATGACATAGTAACTATAAAAAAAGGACATCGTCAAAAGACGACATCCTTTAAAGTTATAGATATGGTCGATACAGCCTTGTTTAGGCCAGCTCGACAGTAGCTCCGACTTCCTCAAGCTGCTTCTTGACGCTCTCGGCCTCGTCCTTGGCAACGCCCTCTTTGATAGCTTTTCCAGGGTTGTCGACAAGCTCCTTGGCCTCTTTAAGGCCAAGACCGGTGATCTCACGAACAACCTTGATGACCTTGATCTTCTGGGAACCGGCCTCTTTAAGTACGACGTTGAACTCGGTCTTCTCCTCTTCGGCAGCACCGGCGGCACCGGCAGCGGGAGCGGCCATCATCATGGCGGGAGCGGCGGCTGATACGCCGAACTTATCCTCAAGTTCCTTGACGAGCTCGGAGAGCTCAAGAACGGACATTTCCTCAATAGCCTTTATGATATCCTCACGGGTCATTTGTTTTTCCTCCTCAGAATTCTAACGGGGAATCTTCCCCTTATTTTAATTAAGCCGCTAAGCGACTGAATTTAAGCTGCGTCGGATCCCTTCTTCTCCGCAAGCTGGGAGAGACAGGTAACCAATCCACGAGACGGGCCGGAAAGCACTGTGACCAGTCCTCTGATAGGACCTGCCAGAGTACCGACAAGCTGGGCGAGCATCTGATCCCTGGAAGGAAGATCGGCCAGAGCCATGACCTGATCCAGACTCAGAATGTCGCTTCCCATGAGACCTCCCTTGATGACCATAGCCTTGTTTTCCTTCTTGGAGGCAAACTCCTTCATGGCCTTGGCAACTGCCGGGCTGTTTTCATGGGCGATTACATAGGCGTTGGGGCCGACGGTGATATCCTCCGGAACGGCCATACCGACCTCTCCAAGAGCGAGTCTGACCAAGGTGTTCTTGGCGACCTTCACCTCTCCGCTGGCTTCCCTGACGAGACGTCTGAACTCCGTCGCCTGAGCGACGGTAAGGCCACGATACTCACAGACAAACACGGCTTCGGCACCTTCGAGCTTTTTCTTGAGCTCCGATACCATTTCAAACTTTATAGATGCGGGCATATTTTCACCTCCTCAAAAAAAGATAGGCTTCCGATCCACCGAGGATCGGAAGCCTAGATTCCATGATCTGAGAGACATGAAAAACGCTCCGAACCTCGGTGGGTGGTACACGACCATTACCCTCTCACGAGGACCCACTGTCTTAAGTTCCAACGATTAGCGATTATACTCCCACACCAGTGGGATGTCTAATTTTTAGTCGGAAATCTCCTTCTGTGCAGCGGAGGGATCCACCTTTATGCCGAGCCCCATGGTAGATGTGAGGGAAAAACTCTTGACATAGGTTCCCTTAACCGCAGCCGGTCTGGCCTTAAGTATAGCTCCGTAAAACGACTTGAGGTTGGCAAACAGGTCTTCTTTAGAAAAGCTGGCCTTACCGACGGCGTTATGGACGATTCCGAACTTGTCCACCCTGAACTCTACCTTACCGGCCTTAATTTCCTTGACGGCATTCACGATATCGGTGGTCACTGTTCCGGCCTTGGCACTGGGCATAAGCCCTCTGGGCCCGAGGATCTTACCTAGACGACCGATAAACTTCATAGCGTCCGGTGTGGCGACTACGGACTCAAAATCCAGCCAACCACCCTGGATCTTCTGGACCATGTCCTCTCCACCGACAAAGTCCGCGCCGGCCTCCTTGGCTTCCTCCCCCATCTCCCCGGTAGTGATAACCAGTACCCGCTTGGTCTTGCCGGTACCGTGAGGAAGAGCCACAGTGCTACGCACCTGCTGATCGGCATGGCGGGGATCGACGCCGAGACGAAGATGGACCTCGATGCTCTCGTCGAACTTAGCTTTAGCGTTTTCCTTTACAAGCGCGATCGCTTCTTCCAGGCTGTAAGACCTCTGAAGATCGATCTTCTTTGCCATTTCAGCGTATCTTTTTCCTTGCTTAGACATCGACATATCCTCCTTGTTTGTGGTCGTAGCGGGACAGGTTTTTAGATCCCTGCCACAGGGGAAAACAGGTTAGTCTACGACCTGAATCCCCATAGAACGAGCGGTCCCTGCGATCATACACATAGCGGCATCCACATCATTCGCGTTGAGATCCTGCTTCTTTATCTCGGCAATCTCCTGAAGCTGAGCCTTGGTGATGGTTCCAACCTTGTTCTTGTTGGGTTCACCGGACCCCTTCGCCACTCCCACAAGCTTCTTGATCAGAACGCTTGCAGGCGGTGTCTTGAGCTCGAAGGAGAAACTGCGGTCGGCGTAGACCGTTATGATAGCGGGGATGATCATCCCAGGCTGATCGCTGGTCTTTGCGTTGAACTGCTTGCAGAACTCCATTATGTTGACGCCATGCTGACCAAGGGCAGGACCTACGGGCGGCGCCGGGGTCGCCTTGCCCGCGGGCAACTGCAACTTGATCTGTCCTATGACTTTCTTAGCCATACGATAAAACTCCTCTCGTTGATGGTTGAAGCTGATGTCTCTATCAGCCGATACAGGCTAAAGCTTATCGATCTCGACGTAGTCGATCTCGACAAGTGTGTCTCTTCCAAATACGGAGACGCTGAACTTGACCTTCCCCTTTTCCGGCAGGACCTCGATGATAGGTCCTACCGCTCCCTCGAAGGGCCCCGACTTGACCTTGATGACGTCACCTTTCTTAAGGTTCATCTCGAAGGCGGGACGGTCGTTCTTCTTGGAACCGGAGAGACCGATCTTGCTCATGATATCGTCCACCTCTCTATTGGAGAGGGGAATTGGGTGGTTACCTGAACCTACGAAACCGGTAACTCCGGGGGTATGTCTCACGACATACCAAGGCTGGTCCTCCATGACCATCTCTACGAGAACGTAGCTAGGGAAAAGTTTTTTAGTCACCTTTTTGGACTTACCGTCCTTGACGACCACTTTTTCCTCTACGGGGACCAAGACATCGAAGATTTTATCCTCCATGCCCATTGTGGCGATCCTCTGCTCGAGGTTAGCCTTAACCTTGTTTTCGTATCCCGCATAGGTCTGAACAATATACCATTTTTTTTGATTAGTGGTCGCCATGATAAAAAAAGGGACCCGACATCTTCGGCCCCCTTAAACCTCCCTGTTCTTAGATACTGGAGACTTCCACTGGATCACCATATGGAAGGCTATCCAATAACCCTCGAAAAAATACCGGTCAATGCCATATCGACGATCCCGAGGTAGACAGCTACGAGTAGGGTCACAAATATGACGACCAGGGTGGAATACCAAACCTGCTGCTTACCGGGCCAAGTTACCTTTTTGAGCTCTGCTCTGGCCTCTCGAATAAAACCGAAGACTTTCTGCATGACCCTGGCCTCCAATCGTCATTGATAGTAAAAAAAATGGCAGGCCCGGAAGGACTCGAACCTTCAACCCCCGGATTTGGAGTCCGGTGCTCTGCCAATTCGAGCTACGGACCTGCGCCAAGAAAGTATTCTACACTACTTGGTCTCTTTATGCAAGGTGTGTTTTTTGCAGAACTTACAGTACTTGCTCAGCTCCAGCTTACCGCTCATGTTCTTCTTGTTCACAGAGCTGATGTAGTTCCGCCTTTTGCACTCGGTGCACTGAAGGCCGATCTGATCCGCCATATCTCTCACTCCCTTAAGAGGGGTCGGCCCCCGCCGTCGAGCCAGCAGGGGCGGACCGAACGTTTTATTTTTCTACTCGAGAATCTCGGTGACGACGCCGGCACCTACAGTGTGGCCGCCCTCACGGATAGCAAAGCGAAGACCGGTATCCATGGCGATCGGGTGGATAAGCTCAACCTTAAAGGTGGCGTTGTCTCCGGGCATCACCATCTCCACTCCCTCGGGAAGCTCGATGGCTCCGGTTATGTCGGTGGTACGGAAGTAGAACTGAGGCTTGTAGCCCTTGAAGAACGGCGTATGACGTCCGCCCTCTTCCTTCTTCAAGACGTAGACCTCTGCCTTGAACTTGGTGTGAGGCTTGATCGATCCCGGCTTGGACAGTACCTGGCCGCGCTCGACATCGTCCTTGCCGGTTCCGCGAAGGAGAACTCCTACGTTGTCTCCAGCAAGAGCCTCGTCCAGGATCTTGCGGAACATCTCGAGAGAGGTCGCCACGGTCTTCTGGGTATCCTTGATTCCGACTATCTCAACCTCGTCGCCGGAGTGGATGACTCCCTGCTCTACCCTTCCGGTTACGACGGTTCCGCGACCGGTGATGGTGAAGACGTCCTCTATGGGCATGAGGAAGGGCTTGTCGGTCTCGCGAACGGGATCGGGGAAGTAGTCGTCACAGGCCTGCATGAGCGCCCAGATGTCCTTGCTCCACTCGCTCTCCCTGCCGCCGTCGCTCTCCTCGAGAACCTTCAGGGCGGAACCCCTGACTATCGGCACGTCGTCTCCGGGGAACTCGTATTTATCCAGAAGCTCTCTGATCTCCATCTCGACGAGGTCCAGAAGCTCATCGTCGTCGACCATGTCGACCTTGTTCATGAAGACCACAAGGGCGGGAACGTTCACCTGACGGGCGAGAAGAACGTGCTCCCTCGTCTGAGGCATCGGGCCGTCCGCGGCGGAAACCACCAAAATGGCTCCGTCCATCTGTGCTGCTCCGGTGATCATGTTCTTGATGTAGTCGGCGTGTCCGGGGCAGTCGATGTGAGCGTAGTGACGCTTGTCCGTCTGATACTCGATGTGAGCGATGTTGATCGTTATTCCGCGCTCTCTCTCCTCAGGGGCCTTGTCGATATCCTCGAATTTGGTGAAATCCGAATAG
The window above is part of the Dethiosulfovibrio russensis genome. Proteins encoded here:
- a CDS encoding aspartate/glutamate racemase family protein, with amino-acid sequence MEKAKIPEMVLGVLGGMGPAASAEFMRLMTDLAPAECDQEHPKVFLYSNPQIPDRSSAIIGKGRSPEADLRDGLETLIDWGADLLAVPCNTAHFFIDGFRDELSVPLIHIVEATLELAVLNSPSGAWLLSTEGTLKSGLYQKEAHKIGYRLLLPPEEVSTDIMRSVHSVKAGDLPLSGEMISSVVEELRSIDDLPMVAACTELPLAYSASGLSEDGMISSLMALAKKCIDSLYI
- a CDS encoding amidohydrolase family protein, yielding MVVDAHVHVYPEVLLRDQERISEKEPHFDLLTNNKVHKWGTVDDLIVRMDETGVDQSWIFGFAFRDMGLCRLCNDYIVEAVKRWPDRLKGFAVIPPLNPEMESEIERCHDAGLIGVGELFPQGQMLDLDDVRQTWRLVGACHERDMVISIHTAEPVGHDYDGKGNVGPKEAAQFCLNHPEAKVIFAHWGGGLWLYESMPEMKEALKNARYDTAAWPWLYDEKILPAAFAAGVGHKILYGSDWPILSYPRYDALLSKTGLSEERLDMVRSKNALSFLDRVC
- a CDS encoding rhodanese-like domain-containing protein, which gives rise to MQEIRAAVDAFWADLKKGCNNIISCDQLQEQIEKKSPLYILDIRKPEDYAEDHIDGAINIPWGEVGDYLDDLPKDEKIIVVCYTGQTAGQTVALLKLLGFDCCSLKGGMSCDKAHLPLAASCSS
- the rplL gene encoding 50S ribosomal protein L7/L12; translation: MTREDIIKAIEEMSVLELSELVKELEDKFGVSAAAPAMMMAAPAAGAAGAAEEEKTEFNVVLKEAGSQKIKVIKVVREITGLGLKEAKELVDNPGKAIKEGVAKDEAESVKKQLEEVGATVELA
- the rplJ gene encoding 50S ribosomal protein L10, producing the protein MPASIKFEMVSELKKKLEGAEAVFVCEYRGLTVAQATEFRRLVREASGEVKVAKNTLVRLALGEVGMAVPEDITVGPNAYVIAHENSPAVAKAMKEFASKKENKAMVIKGGLMGSDILSLDQVMALADLPSRDQMLAQLVGTLAGPIRGLVTVLSGPSRGLVTCLSQLAEKKGSDAA
- the rplA gene encoding 50S ribosomal protein L1, translated to MSKQGKRYAEMAKKIDLQRSYSLEEAIALVKENAKAKFDESIEVHLRLGVDPRHADQQVRSTVALPHGTGKTKRVLVITTGEMGEEAKEAGADFVGGEDMVQKIQGGWLDFESVVATPDAMKFIGRLGKILGPRGLMPSAKAGTVTTDIVNAVKEIKAGKVEFRVDKFGIVHNAVGKASFSKEDLFANLKSFYGAILKARPAAVKGTYVKSFSLTSTMGLGIKVDPSAAQKEISD
- the rplK gene encoding 50S ribosomal protein L11; its protein translation is MAKKVIGQIKLQLPAGKATPAPPVGPALGQHGVNIMEFCKQFNAKTSDQPGMIIPAIITVYADRSFSFELKTPPASVLIKKLVGVAKGSGEPNKNKVGTITKAQLQEIAEIKKQDLNANDVDAAMCMIAGTARSMGIQVVD
- the nusG gene encoding transcription termination/antitermination protein NusG encodes the protein MATTNQKKWYIVQTYAGYENKVKANLEQRIATMGMEDKIFDVLVPVEEKVVVKDGKSKKVTKKLFPSYVLVEMVMEDQPWYVVRHTPGVTGFVGSGNHPIPLSNREVDDIMSKIGLSGSKKNDRPAFEMNLKKGDVIKVKSGPFEGAVGPIIEVLPEKGKVKFSVSVFGRDTLVEIDYVEIDKL
- the secE gene encoding preprotein translocase subunit SecE; translation: MQKVFGFIREARAELKKVTWPGKQQVWYSTLVVIFVTLLVAVYLGIVDMALTGIFSRVIG
- the rpmG gene encoding 50S ribosomal protein L33 — protein: MADQIGLQCTECKRRNYISSVNKKNMSGKLELSKYCKFCKKHTLHKETK
- the tuf gene encoding elongation factor Tu, producing MAKEKFERTKPHLNIGTIGHIDHGKTTLTAAISKSLSTEGYSDFTKFEDIDKAPEERERGITINIAHIEYQTDKRHYAHIDCPGHADYIKNMITGAAQMDGAILVVSAADGPMPQTREHVLLARQVNVPALVVFMNKVDMVDDDELLDLVEMEIRELLDKYEFPGDDVPIVRGSALKVLEESDGGRESEWSKDIWALMQACDDYFPDPVRETDKPFLMPIEDVFTITGRGTVVTGRVEQGVIHSGDEVEIVGIKDTQKTVATSLEMFRKILDEALAGDNVGVLLRGTGKDDVERGQVLSKPGSIKPHTKFKAEVYVLKKEEGGRHTPFFKGYKPQFYFRTTDITGAIELPEGVEMVMPGDNATFKVELIHPIAMDTGLRFAIREGGHTVGAGVVTEILE